The Lactuca sativa cultivar Salinas chromosome 2, Lsat_Salinas_v11, whole genome shotgun sequence genome includes a window with the following:
- the LOC111912206 gene encoding uncharacterized protein LOC111912206, protein MDYEIPNTTNLPHLKTYNTTTNPDSHIDTYEWTMTTLKQDERFWCTYFPKTLYVNTGMWFKTLQPGTIYNFGQLKYLFLMNFMLLRKYKGDSQSIIGCIQKKGETVREYFTKFINTTLDIPGHEEGLIIGAFTWGLLPGPLSQKLMGKSHKHGQS, encoded by the coding sequence ATGGATTACGAAATCCCAAACACAACAAATTTACCACATCTTAAGACCTACAACACAACCACAAATCCTGATAGCCACATCGACACATACGAGTGGACGATGACCACACTCAAGCAGGACGAGCGATTTTGGTGTACGTACTTCCCAAAAACCCTATATGTCAACACAGGAATGTGGTTCAAGACGTTGCAACCAGGGACAATTTATAACTTCGGGCAGTTAAAATACTTATTCCTAATGAATTTCATGCTGCTGCGTAAATACAAGGGTGATTCGCAGTCAATCATTGGCTGCATACAGAAGAAAGGAGAGACAGTAAGAGAATACTTCACCAAGTTTATCAACACCACACTAGACATCCCAGGTCACGAAGAAGGCTTAATAATAGGCGCCTTCACATGGGGCCTCCTGCCAGGACCGCTTTCTCAAAAGCTCATGGGAAAAAGCCACAAACACGGGCAGAGCTAG